From the Lampris incognitus isolate fLamInc1 chromosome 10, fLamInc1.hap2, whole genome shotgun sequence genome, one window contains:
- the LOC130120088 gene encoding uncharacterized protein LOC130120088, which produces MPVHVCNICLQRWTPDLKDLIKSGYWPASSHSQTLYTIDLFHSFQDLKVISPGFSGQAFAKLLEHRTRCAGRSGQINGDALQRSFLEFSYCSFEEDQLCCATPFTCLACTPEMVAVAADGNRKLYRFKRSSGFENTAFFEGLFLAKDSKVSAFVDTIRTAVKSMQGKATCGASQWAAARETSRRASKLDEEGVEVAVCRHGYLLKGLNMYRGDIFAYPLYLQREIQAIANFINLCHGCHLQVLAIPPKGSGCPSTTPGALADEAIPQHHACQGSCHKVLNGVAGIRRERAQRLVKRLSSPCGHADCPCNGMEQAQGRQFPQGPLHKICEDLSKSCGGDSKTSRAQRRGPLLRGDGTAVGYGCSGMGWGDNRCRQ; this is translated from the exons ATGCCTGTTCATGTGTGCAATATCTGCCTGCAACGCTGGACCCCGGATCTTAAAGATCTAATCAAGAGTGGTTACTGGCCAGCCTCTTCACATTCCCAGACCCTGTACACTATTGACCTCTTCCACTCATTCCAAGACCTGAAGGTCATTTCACCTGGCTTTTCCGGGCAAGCTTTTGCAAAGTTGCTGGAACATCGCACTCGGTGTGCTGGAAGA TCAGGGCAAATCAATGGGGATGCACTTCAGCGGAGCTTCCTGGAGTTCAGCTATTGCTCGTTTGAGGAGGACCAGCTCTGCTGTGCGACCCCGTTCACCTGCCTCGCCTGTACCCCAGAAATGGTGGCTGTAGCAGCTGATGGAAACCGGAAGCTTTACCGCTTTAAACGATCCAGCGG ctTCGAAAACACTGCATTTTTTGAAGGGCTGTTTCTTGCCAAGGACAGTAAGGTGTCAGCTTTTGTTGACACCATTAGGACTGCAGTGAAAAGC ATGCAAGGCAAAGCAACATGCGGTGCTTCGCAGTGGGCAGCAGCCAGGGAAACCTCACGGAGGGCCAGTAAACTCGATGAGGAGGGCGTTGAGGTAGCCGTGTGTCGCCATGGCTACCTCTTGAAAGGCCTAAATATGTACCGGGGTGACATTTTTGCCTACCCTCTGTATCTCCAGAGAGAAATTCAGGCCATAGCAAATTTCATAAATCTTTGCCATGGATGTCACCTGCAAGTACTGGCCATACCTCCAAAAGGTAGTGGCTGCCCTTCCACCACTCCAGGGGCTCTTGCAGATGAGGCCATTCCTCAGCATCATGCATGCCAGGGCTCATGCCACAAAGT CTTAAATGGAGTGGCAGGAATCAGGAGGGAGCGGGCACAACGGCTGGTGAAGAGGTTGAGCAG CCCGTGTGGACATGCTGACTGTCCATGCAATGGAATGGAACAGGCACAAGGGAGACAATTTCCACAAGGCCCTCTCCACAAgatatgtgaag ACTTGTCAAAAAGCTGTGGAGGAGACAGCAAGACTTCTAGAGCTCAGAGAAGAGGTCCATTGCTCAGAGGAGATGGCACTGCAGTGGGTTATGGATGTTCAGGAATGGGCTGGGG AGACAACAGATGCCGCCAGTGA